One stretch of Paenibacillus sp. AN1007 DNA includes these proteins:
- a CDS encoding NupC/NupG family nucleoside CNT transporter has translation MKYLIAILGLLVVFGLAYIASNGKKQIRYRPLAVMIVLQIILAYALLNTEVGTWLIGGFSTVFKNLLDYAAEGITFVFGGLINVGAEGGSGPFFLTVLMPIVVISALIGILQYIRILPFVIKYIGLVLSKINGMGKLESYNAVASAILGQSEVFISVKKQIGLLPKHRLYTLCASAMSTVSMSIVGAYMTMIEPKYVVTALVLNLFGGFIIASIVNPYRVTEEEDILEVREEEKQSFFEMLGEYILDGFKVAIVVAAMLIGFVALIALINGIFSAVIGISFQELLGYVFAPFAFVMGVPWKEAIQAGSIMATKMVSNEFVAMLNLSEQTGLSARTTGIVSVFLVSFANFSSIGIIAGAVKGLHEKQGNVVARFGLKLLYGASLVSVLSAIITGLFL, from the coding sequence ATGAAATACCTTATTGCCATCCTTGGCTTACTCGTTGTTTTTGGACTGGCTTATATCGCCAGTAACGGCAAGAAACAGATTCGATACCGACCGCTTGCGGTAATGATTGTTTTACAGATTATACTGGCCTATGCCTTGCTGAATACGGAAGTGGGAACATGGCTAATTGGCGGATTTTCCACCGTATTTAAGAACTTGCTTGATTATGCAGCCGAAGGGATTACCTTTGTTTTCGGTGGTTTGATCAACGTTGGAGCAGAAGGCGGGAGTGGTCCGTTTTTCCTGACGGTGCTGATGCCGATTGTGGTCATCTCTGCCTTAATTGGTATCCTGCAGTATATCCGAATCTTACCTTTTGTTATAAAATATATTGGTCTGGTACTAAGCAAGATCAATGGAATGGGCAAGCTGGAATCATATAACGCGGTTGCTTCGGCGATTCTGGGGCAATCTGAAGTGTTCATCTCCGTAAAAAAACAAATCGGGCTGCTGCCGAAACATCGGCTGTACACCCTCTGTGCATCAGCAATGTCCACGGTATCGATGTCCATTGTCGGCGCCTATATGACAATGATTGAACCGAAATATGTAGTGACAGCGCTTGTGCTTAACCTTTTCGGCGGTTTTATCATTGCTTCCATCGTCAATCCGTATCGGGTTACGGAGGAAGAAGATATATTGGAAGTGCGGGAAGAAGAGAAACAATCGTTCTTCGAAATGCTGGGAGAATACATTCTGGACGGATTCAAAGTAGCCATTGTCGTAGCGGCGATGCTGATCGGTTTTGTCGCCCTGATTGCCTTGATTAACGGAATATTTAGCGCTGTAATCGGTATTTCGTTCCAGGAACTGCTTGGGTATGTATTTGCACCTTTTGCCTTTGTTATGGGTGTCCCTTGGAAAGAAGCGATTCAGGCAGGCAGTATTATGGCTACCAAAATGGTGTCCAACGAATTTGTGGCGATGCTGAATTTGAGCGAGCAAACGGGATTGTCTGCCAGAACAACAGGAATCGTATCCGTCTTCCTCGTATCCTTCGCCAACTTCTCCTCCATCGGTATTATTGCCGGTGCAGTGAAGGGACTTCATGAGAAACAGGGCAATGTGGTGGCCCGCTTCGGTCTGAAGCTGCTTTACGGTGCATCGCTGGTCAGCGTACTGTCCGCGATCATCACTGGACTGTTCTTGTAA
- the deoB gene encoding phosphopentomutase: MSTFKRVHLIVMDSVGIGEAPDAAEFDDFDVDTLGHIARERGGLKMPNMASLGLSNIKEIQGIPAADKPKAYYTKMQEASRGKDTMTGHWEIMGLYIDTPFRVFENGFPDELIQRIEEKTGRKVIGNKPASGTEILDELGAEHVETGALIVYTSADSVLQIAAHEDVVPLKELYEICEFCREITLEDPYMLGRIIARPFVGEAGNWKRTANRHDYALKPFGRTVMNELKDGGLDVIALGKISDIYDGEGVTKAVRTVSNMDGMDKLSETMDEEFTGLSFLNLVDFDALYGHRRDPQGYAQALEDYDARLPEIFAKMTNDDLLLITADHGNDPTYRGTDHTREYVPLLAYSPRFSEGKELELRSTFADLGATVAENFGVKLPEYGKSFLNDLK; encoded by the coding sequence ATGTCAACATTCAAAAGAGTACATCTGATTGTAATGGATTCTGTAGGAATCGGCGAAGCGCCGGATGCAGCAGAATTTGATGATTTTGACGTCGATACGCTGGGTCATATCGCACGTGAGCGTGGAGGTCTGAAGATGCCGAATATGGCGAGTCTGGGACTGTCCAACATTAAAGAAATCCAAGGGATTCCTGCTGCGGATAAACCTAAAGCGTATTACACCAAAATGCAGGAGGCTTCACGCGGCAAGGATACAATGACTGGCCACTGGGAGATTATGGGGCTGTATATTGATACACCGTTCCGCGTGTTTGAGAACGGCTTCCCGGATGAGCTGATTCAGCGCATTGAGGAGAAGACAGGCCGTAAGGTGATTGGTAACAAACCAGCCAGCGGCACAGAAATTTTGGATGAGCTGGGTGCGGAGCATGTCGAAACAGGCGCTCTGATTGTGTACACCTCGGCTGACTCGGTACTGCAAATTGCAGCGCATGAAGACGTTGTGCCTTTGAAAGAATTGTATGAAATCTGTGAGTTCTGCCGTGAAATCACGCTGGAAGATCCGTACATGCTCGGCCGCATTATTGCACGTCCATTCGTTGGTGAAGCGGGGAACTGGAAACGTACGGCGAACCGTCATGACTATGCACTCAAACCATTTGGCCGTACGGTAATGAACGAGCTGAAAGACGGAGGCCTGGATGTCATTGCTTTGGGTAAAATCTCCGACATTTACGATGGCGAGGGTGTTACGAAAGCGGTACGTACCGTTTCCAATATGGATGGCATGGACAAGTTATCCGAAACGATGGACGAAGAGTTCACTGGACTCAGCTTCCTGAACCTGGTTGATTTCGATGCGCTGTATGGTCACCGCCGTGATCCGCAAGGGTATGCGCAGGCACTTGAAGATTATGACGCACGTCTGCCGGAGATCTTTGCAAAAATGACAAACGATGATCTGCTGCTGATTACAGCCGACCATGGTAACGATCCGACGTACCGAGGTACAGATCATACGCGTGAATATGTTCCACTGCTGGCATACTCCCCGCGTTTCAGCGAGGGGAAAGAGCTGGAGCTTCGCAGCACGTTTGCCGATCTTGGTGCTACGGTGGCAGAGAACTTTGGCGTGAAATTGCCGGAGTATGGAAAGAGCTTCCTGAATGATTTGAAGTAA
- the deoD gene encoding purine-nucleoside phosphorylase: MSTHIGAKPGDIAETILLPGDPLRAKYIADTYLEDVVCYNEVRGMLGFTGTYQGHRISVQGSGMGIPSFAIYANELISEYGVKNLIRVGTCGGMQEHVRVRDVILAQAACTDSSMNKHVFGGYDFSPIATFSLLKEAYDRATAKGMKIHVGNVFSSDSFYRDDRSVTEKLMKHGVLGVEMETTALYTIAAKFGVNALTILTVSDHLLTGEETSAEERQKTFNDMMVVALDTAITL; this comes from the coding sequence ATGAGCACACATATTGGAGCAAAACCCGGAGATATCGCAGAAACGATCCTTTTGCCGGGAGACCCGCTGCGCGCTAAATATATTGCTGACACCTACCTTGAAGACGTTGTATGTTACAACGAGGTTCGCGGCATGCTTGGGTTTACAGGTACATATCAAGGTCACCGGATTTCGGTGCAGGGTTCGGGTATGGGGATCCCATCCTTTGCAATCTATGCAAACGAACTCATCAGTGAGTATGGCGTAAAAAACCTGATTCGTGTAGGGACTTGCGGAGGAATGCAGGAGCATGTCCGTGTACGTGATGTGATCCTTGCTCAAGCGGCTTGTACGGATTCCAGCATGAACAAACACGTTTTCGGCGGATATGACTTCTCGCCAATTGCAACGTTCTCGCTGCTCAAAGAAGCGTATGACCGTGCCACAGCGAAAGGCATGAAAATCCACGTCGGAAACGTGTTCAGCTCCGATTCCTTCTACCGTGACGACCGTTCTGTGACTGAAAAATTGATGAAACACGGCGTTCTTGGCGTTGAGATGGAGACAACGGCACTGTACACGATTGCTGCCAAGTTTGGCGTAAATGCCTTGACCATCTTGACGGTAAGTGACCACCTGCTCACGGGTGAAGAAACCTCCGCTGAAGAGCGCCAAAAAACATTTAACGATATGATGGTCGTTGCTTTGGATACAGCAATTACCCTGTAA
- a CDS encoding pyrimidine-nucleoside phosphorylase — MRMVDIIAKKRDGKELTTEEIDFVVQGYTQGEIPDYQVSAWAMAVFFKDMTDKERADLTMSMVNSGETIDLSAIEGVKVDKHSTGGVGDTTTLVLAPLVAALDVPVAKMSGRGLGHTGGTTDKLESVAGFHVELEKEEFIRLVNEHKVAVIGQSGNLTPADKKLYALRDVTATVNSIPLIASSIMSKKIAAGADAIVLDVKTGAGAFMKTTEDAKELAHAMVSIGNNVGRKTMAVISDMSQPLGLAIGNALEVKEAILTLQGKGPKDLEELCLALGRQMVFLAGKADSLEHAEEKLKEVIQNGKALEKFKHFLANQGGDASVVDHPDRLPQAKYLIEVPADRDGYVAGIVADEIGTAAMLLGAGRATKESEIDLAVGLMLNKKVGDPVKAGESLVTIHANREDVDAVIAKIKENITIADHADAPVLVHDIVTE, encoded by the coding sequence ATGAGAATGGTAGACATTATTGCCAAAAAGCGCGACGGAAAAGAATTGACAACGGAAGAGATTGATTTCGTCGTTCAAGGATATACGCAGGGAGAAATCCCCGATTATCAAGTCAGCGCGTGGGCCATGGCTGTGTTTTTCAAAGATATGACGGATAAGGAACGTGCGGATTTGACCATGTCCATGGTGAATTCGGGCGAAACAATCGACTTGTCTGCGATTGAAGGCGTTAAGGTAGACAAACACTCCACAGGCGGCGTGGGTGACACGACGACTCTGGTACTTGCGCCGCTTGTTGCTGCACTGGATGTACCTGTGGCGAAGATGTCCGGTCGTGGTCTGGGACACACGGGTGGTACTACGGACAAGCTGGAATCCGTTGCGGGCTTTCACGTTGAGCTGGAAAAAGAAGAGTTTATTCGTCTCGTAAACGAACACAAAGTAGCGGTTATCGGTCAAAGCGGCAACCTGACACCTGCGGACAAAAAGCTGTATGCTCTGCGTGACGTAACCGCAACGGTAAACTCCATCCCGCTGATTGCCAGCTCCATCATGAGCAAGAAAATCGCAGCAGGTGCGGATGCGATCGTACTGGACGTAAAAACAGGCGCGGGCGCGTTTATGAAAACAACAGAAGACGCCAAAGAACTGGCGCACGCCATGGTGAGCATTGGTAACAATGTAGGCCGTAAAACAATGGCGGTTATCTCCGATATGTCACAGCCGCTGGGTCTGGCGATCGGTAACGCTTTGGAAGTAAAAGAAGCAATTCTTACACTGCAGGGTAAAGGACCGAAAGATCTGGAAGAACTGTGTCTTGCACTTGGACGTCAAATGGTATTCCTCGCAGGCAAAGCCGATTCACTGGAGCACGCGGAAGAGAAACTCAAAGAAGTCATTCAGAACGGTAAAGCACTGGAGAAGTTTAAACACTTCTTGGCGAACCAGGGCGGCGATGCTTCGGTAGTAGATCATCCAGATCGTCTGCCGCAGGCAAAATATCTGATTGAAGTTCCAGCAGATCGTGACGGCTATGTTGCCGGAATCGTTGCGGATGAGATCGGAACGGCTGCGATGCTGCTCGGTGCAGGCCGTGCAACGAAAGAGTCCGAGATCGATCTGGCAGTAGGTTTGATGCTGAATAAAAAAGTCGGCGACCCGGTGAAAGCTGGAGAGTCTCTAGTAACTATTCATGCCAACCGTGAAGATGTGGATGCGGTTATCGCCAAAATCAAAGAGAATATTACGATTGCCGATCACGCCGATGCACCCGTGTTGGTCCATGATATCGTAACGGAGTAA
- a CDS encoding TIGR03943 family protein: MSPANFAMNQNSFAKRIAAQRHTLIRAGWIGSLAVYIMHLKSNNALHYYLAPTMQKLLLGTAVPFLFIAVIMVWHALFGRHELGCECEHHPPSGVIRSSLVYSLIALPLLLGFLLPDQALGSSMASQKGMSLTYAPPEIRRKEPLPDAAPRLNVRDFTIPPVIQAPQISQTNEWSAKPAGVQFVPPDEYSREFAALAERLYAEPVIQVYPEIFSETLGTIDMFQRQFTGKEIMLTGFVYRDDSMEHQSHFALGRFLVMCCPADAAPFGVMIHIPDANQFEKDSWVQIRGTIGSAQVDGKDSMEILAAAVTPMDQPASPYIYTNADSVAAFDKIVSKRK; this comes from the coding sequence ATGAGTCCCGCCAATTTTGCGATGAACCAGAACTCTTTTGCAAAAAGAATAGCTGCCCAGCGGCATACTCTTATTCGTGCAGGCTGGATTGGTAGTCTTGCTGTGTATATCATGCACCTCAAATCGAACAATGCTCTGCATTATTATCTTGCTCCCACGATGCAAAAACTGCTTCTCGGCACTGCGGTTCCATTCCTGTTTATTGCGGTTATTATGGTATGGCACGCTCTTTTTGGTCGACATGAACTGGGCTGCGAATGTGAGCATCACCCTCCTTCCGGCGTGATTCGCAGCTCACTGGTCTACAGTTTGATTGCGCTGCCGCTATTGCTTGGATTTCTGCTTCCAGATCAAGCTTTGGGCAGTTCGATGGCTAGTCAGAAGGGGATGTCCCTGACCTATGCTCCCCCTGAAATTCGGCGGAAAGAGCCGCTGCCAGATGCCGCTCCCCGATTGAATGTGCGGGATTTTACCATACCGCCAGTAATACAAGCACCTCAAATATCTCAAACAAACGAATGGTCAGCGAAACCAGCTGGTGTGCAGTTTGTACCGCCGGATGAATACAGCCGTGAATTCGCAGCACTGGCGGAAAGGTTATATGCCGAGCCTGTCATCCAAGTGTATCCCGAAATATTCTCAGAAACCCTCGGCACGATTGATATGTTCCAGCGCCAATTCACGGGCAAAGAGATTATGCTTACTGGATTTGTATATCGGGACGACAGCATGGAGCACCAATCTCATTTTGCCCTGGGACGTTTTCTCGTGATGTGCTGTCCAGCAGATGCAGCTCCTTTCGGCGTCATGATTCATATTCCCGATGCAAACCAGTTTGAGAAAGATAGCTGGGTTCAGATTCGAGGTACTATTGGCTCCGCGCAAGTCGACGGTAAAGATTCGATGGAGATTCTTGCAGCAGCCGTAACACCGATGGATCAGCCAGCTTCGCCTTACATCTACACCAACGCTGACTCCGTAGCGGCCTTTGATAAGATCGTAAGTAAGCGGAAATGA
- a CDS encoding permease — MRMAASLKVLTFLVPCAFLVPVIITLAPDLNQVRHSEALQNIKTVFVSIFLEAVPFLLMGVFLSSLMQWFVSEEMVRRLTPKHPVGGVLAAGLLGIIFPICECGMIPVVRRLMHKGMPVYIAITFILSGPVVNPIVFTATLLAFPNHPEITIARMGLAFAVASAVGGLVYLFVKRNPLRGPKIAAAEVKTHPGFKMALSPDHDSHSHTHAHDHSHGISDGHHHAHPKNWRSFFIHAGDEFVDMSKYLVIGALITACIQTFVSRSDLIALGNGPAASYVFMMGFAYVLSLCSTSDAFVASAFSHTFALGPLISFLVLGPMLDFKSTLMLLSTFRTRFVIGLSLAIIALVFAGSWVVNLWLWG, encoded by the coding sequence ATGAGAATGGCAGCCAGTCTGAAGGTTCTAACCTTTCTGGTTCCCTGTGCTTTCCTTGTCCCGGTTATCATCACACTTGCTCCTGATCTAAATCAGGTCCGGCATAGCGAAGCACTGCAAAATATAAAAACGGTGTTTGTCAGTATCTTTCTCGAAGCTGTCCCCTTTCTGCTGATGGGTGTATTCTTGTCCTCGCTCATGCAGTGGTTTGTATCCGAAGAAATGGTGCGCAGGCTTACACCGAAACATCCTGTTGGCGGCGTACTTGCAGCCGGGCTGCTCGGTATTATTTTTCCGATCTGTGAATGCGGCATGATTCCTGTTGTACGGCGGCTTATGCATAAAGGGATGCCTGTGTATATTGCGATTACTTTTATTCTAAGCGGGCCTGTTGTGAACCCGATTGTGTTTACCGCTACCCTGCTCGCTTTTCCGAATCATCCGGAGATCACCATCGCTCGTATGGGACTGGCTTTTGCTGTGGCCTCTGCTGTTGGCGGGCTTGTCTATCTGTTTGTTAAACGTAATCCGCTGCGTGGACCTAAAATTGCCGCAGCCGAGGTGAAGACACATCCGGGTTTTAAAATGGCTTTATCTCCTGACCATGACTCACACTCTCATACTCATGCACATGATCACTCGCACGGAATCTCCGACGGCCATCATCATGCTCACCCAAAAAACTGGCGCAGCTTTTTCATTCATGCGGGAGACGAGTTCGTCGATATGAGCAAATATTTGGTGATTGGTGCCCTGATTACAGCGTGTATTCAGACGTTTGTGAGCCGCAGTGATCTGATTGCGCTGGGGAACGGCCCTGCAGCGTCCTATGTATTTATGATGGGCTTTGCTTATGTTCTGTCCTTATGTTCTACATCCGATGCTTTTGTGGCGTCGGCATTCTCGCATACCTTTGCTTTGGGTCCGCTGATTTCCTTCCTTGTGCTTGGTCCGATGCTCGATTTCAAAAGTACGCTGATGCTGCTCTCCACCTTCCGCACCCGCTTCGTGATTGGATTAAGTCTGGCGATTATAGCACTTGTGTTTGCAGGATCATGGGTGGTGAACTTGTGGTTGTGGGGATGA
- a CDS encoding GTP-binding protein, which produces MNKRIPVTVLSGYLGAGKTTLLNHVLHNREGMRVAVIVNDLSEVNIDAGLIRDGGGLSRIDEKLVEMSNGCICCTLREDLLKEVERLALDGSFDYILIESTGIGEPLPVAQTFTYIDEELGIDLTRFTRLDTMVTVVDAAQFWRDFYSKETLKDRGQEVGEDDMRGIVHLLTDQVEFCDVLVLNKCDLVSEEELSKLEKALHAMQPEAKLIPATHGQIDPREILNTGRFDFEKASQSAGWIRELMKEEHTPETEEYGIHSFVYHRKRPFHPERLLRWIAKWPENIIRSKGLMWLATRNHMAISFSHAGTSKQLAPAGIWVGAMSEEERHLHFGGTLPAIPDWDEEWGDRVTKLVFIGIDMDRTAVEQSLDETLLTDAEMQKNWRELKDPFPQWS; this is translated from the coding sequence ATGAACAAACGTATACCTGTCACGGTTCTTAGCGGTTATCTTGGAGCTGGTAAGACGACGCTGCTTAACCACGTGCTTCATAATCGGGAGGGTATGCGAGTGGCTGTCATCGTAAACGACCTGAGTGAAGTTAATATTGATGCTGGCCTGATCCGGGATGGAGGAGGTTTATCACGAATTGACGAGAAGCTGGTCGAGATGTCAAACGGATGCATCTGCTGCACACTTCGTGAAGATCTGCTGAAAGAGGTAGAGCGGCTTGCGCTGGATGGATCGTTCGATTACATATTAATTGAATCTACGGGCATTGGCGAACCGCTTCCTGTGGCTCAAACATTTACCTATATAGATGAGGAACTCGGCATTGATCTGACCCGGTTCACGCGTTTGGACACGATGGTAACGGTGGTGGATGCAGCTCAGTTTTGGCGTGACTTTTATTCAAAAGAGACGCTGAAGGATCGTGGACAGGAGGTTGGGGAAGATGACATGCGGGGCATTGTGCATTTGCTGACCGACCAGGTTGAATTTTGCGACGTTCTCGTATTGAACAAATGTGATCTGGTGTCCGAAGAAGAGCTGTCGAAGCTGGAAAAGGCACTGCACGCGATGCAGCCTGAGGCCAAGTTGATTCCTGCGACACATGGACAGATTGATCCGAGAGAGATTTTGAACACGGGACGGTTTGATTTTGAAAAAGCAAGCCAGTCCGCGGGATGGATCCGCGAATTAATGAAAGAAGAGCATACGCCTGAAACCGAGGAATACGGTATTCATTCGTTTGTATACCACCGCAAACGTCCGTTCCATCCCGAGCGCCTGCTGCGCTGGATCGCCAAGTGGCCGGAAAACATCATACGTTCCAAAGGTTTAATGTGGTTGGCGACCCGTAACCATATGGCCATTTCATTCAGCCATGCGGGAACTTCCAAACAGCTTGCGCCCGCGGGCATATGGGTTGGTGCGATGAGCGAGGAGGAGCGGCATCTGCATTTTGGCGGCACACTTCCAGCTATTCCGGATTGGGATGAAGAATGGGGTGACCGGGTTACCAAGCTGGTGTTTATCGGGATCGATATGGATCGGACGGCTGTTGAACAATCACTCGATGAGACACTGCTGACAGATGCAGAGATGCAGAAGAACTGGCGCGAGTTGAAAGATCCTTTTCCACAGTGGAGCTGA
- the rpmG gene encoding 50S ribosomal protein L33, whose translation MRVIVTLACTECGDRNYTTTKNKRNHPERLEMKKYSPRLKKVTIHRETR comes from the coding sequence ATGAGAGTCATTGTAACTTTAGCCTGCACAGAATGCGGAGATCGCAACTATACCACAACAAAAAACAAGCGCAACCATCCGGAACGTCTGGAAATGAAGAAGTATTCACCTCGTTTGAAGAAGGTGACCATCCACCGTGAAACACGCTAA
- a CDS encoding metal ABC transporter ATP-binding protein yields MILSSMRDVVFGYGKEPVIDQLSLDILVGEFVGITGPNGSAKTTMLKLLLGLLKPWSGSVHMNTQQLRGKKLEIGYVPQQVASFNSGFPSTVIELVRSGCYHKLGLFRRFTPDKEAIVERSLREVGMWEYRNARVGELSGGQKQRICIARALAGQPHVLVLDEPTTGMDRRSREGFYNLMRHYADVHGLTIIMVTHGLEEVGNRLDRTITLERQESEEWQCLSTNSCSVLSGLAD; encoded by the coding sequence ATGATTTTATCTTCCATGCGAGATGTCGTATTTGGATATGGCAAAGAGCCTGTCATTGATCAGCTGTCGCTGGATATTCTTGTGGGCGAATTTGTCGGCATCACGGGGCCGAATGGCTCTGCGAAGACAACCATGCTGAAACTGCTGCTCGGGCTCTTGAAGCCCTGGAGCGGTTCGGTACATATGAATACACAGCAGCTCCGAGGCAAAAAGCTGGAGATCGGTTACGTACCACAGCAAGTCGCCTCGTTTAATAGCGGCTTTCCCAGTACGGTGATTGAACTGGTGCGATCCGGTTGTTATCACAAGTTAGGTCTTTTTCGGAGATTCACCCCGGACAAAGAAGCGATTGTTGAAAGAAGCCTGCGTGAGGTCGGTATGTGGGAATATCGCAATGCACGCGTAGGAGAGCTTTCGGGCGGACAGAAGCAGCGAATCTGTATCGCACGAGCCTTGGCTGGACAGCCGCACGTGCTGGTGCTGGATGAACCCACGACAGGTATGGATCGGCGCAGCAGGGAAGGATTTTATAATTTAATGCGGCACTATGCGGATGTTCATGGTCTCACCATCATCATGGTTACTCACGGTCTTGAAGAAGTTGGCAACCGGTTAGATCGAACGATCACCTTGGAGCGACAAGAAAGTGAGGAATGGCAGTGTTTGAGTACGAATTCATGCAGCGTGCTTTCTGGGCTGGCGGATTAA
- a CDS encoding metal ABC transporter permease translates to MAVFEYEFMQRAFWAGGLIGIIAPILGVYLMLRRQVLMADTLSHVSLAGVALGSIMNLNPVLSGFAVAMIGALLVEQLRRSYRTYSEVPVAIIMTSGLALAVVLMSLKMNLSKTFSSYLFGSIVAVSNIQLWMMATVCLIGLTFFIVLRRPLYNLTFDEETASIGGIQVKGLSFAFAVLTGMTVASAMPIVGVLLVSALIVLPAALALRVAQSFAAAVVIAVITGLTGIFSGLTASYEWNTPPGGTIALILLFFLLTGISAQKLVSIYNRKRHRAVKQQYIFIQKAAHKDEMGKTRYEIK, encoded by the coding sequence ATGGCAGTGTTTGAGTACGAATTCATGCAGCGTGCTTTCTGGGCTGGCGGATTAATCGGGATCATAGCTCCCATTCTGGGGGTATATCTGATGCTCAGACGGCAGGTGCTGATGGCAGATACACTTTCTCACGTTTCGCTGGCAGGGGTTGCGCTTGGTTCCATTATGAATCTGAATCCGGTTCTAAGCGGTTTTGCTGTTGCGATGATTGGTGCGCTGCTGGTTGAACAGCTGCGGCGAAGTTATCGGACATACAGTGAGGTGCCGGTTGCGATCATTATGACATCGGGTCTTGCTTTAGCGGTGGTGTTAATGAGTCTGAAAATGAATCTTTCCAAAACCTTCAGTTCTTATCTGTTTGGTTCCATCGTCGCGGTAAGTAATATCCAGCTGTGGATGATGGCAACGGTATGTTTGATCGGATTGACCTTTTTTATCGTTCTGCGAAGACCGCTTTACAATTTAACATTTGATGAAGAGACGGCCTCCATCGGAGGCATTCAAGTGAAAGGTTTATCCTTTGCCTTTGCGGTGCTAACCGGAATGACCGTGGCCTCTGCGATGCCGATTGTCGGTGTACTGCTCGTATCTGCACTAATTGTACTGCCGGCAGCTTTAGCTCTTAGAGTCGCACAGAGTTTTGCCGCAGCAGTCGTTATTGCTGTTATTACAGGTCTCACGGGCATTTTCAGCGGTCTGACCGCTTCATACGAGTGGAATACACCGCCGGGAGGAACCATTGCACTTATCCTGTTATTTTTCCTGTTGACTGGAATATCAGCCCAAAAGCTGGTTTCAATATACAACCGTAAACGTCATCGAGCCGTTAAGCAGCAGTATATATTCATACAAAAAGCAGCACATAAAGATGAAATGGGGAAAACACGATATGAAATTAAGTAA
- a CDS encoding metal ABC transporter substrate-binding protein — MKLSKISALGLILSLALAAAGCGQKTTTSNPDSSAAASTSATSEQKLDVQVSFYPMYDFTKNVAGDLADVHTLIPPGMEPHDWEPTPQDIASIEKADVLVYNGAGMESWMDQVKDSLTNSKLVQVEASQGITLHEGGEEDHDHGRDQDHADQATNTEDHDHADADAAKDHNHDHEAAAGEEHHHDHDHDHGGIDPHVWLSPALAVKEVRSIEAGLAKAAPRHADQFKQNADAYIAKLEALDQDFKTAVKDSKRKDFITQHAAFGYLAAEYGLQQVPIAGLSPEQEPSAAQMASVIDFAKEHKVKTIFFETLVSSKVSETIAKEVGAKTAVLNPIEGLTEDEVKAGKDYISVMRENLESLKLALNE, encoded by the coding sequence ATGAAATTAAGTAAAATTTCCGCGCTGGGACTGATCCTCAGTTTGGCCCTTGCTGCAGCAGGTTGCGGTCAAAAAACAACAACTTCCAATCCGGATTCATCCGCAGCAGCCAGTACTTCAGCGACTTCGGAACAAAAATTAGATGTGCAGGTCAGCTTTTATCCGATGTATGATTTTACGAAAAATGTAGCTGGCGATCTGGCTGATGTACATACACTTATACCGCCAGGCATGGAGCCGCATGATTGGGAACCGACACCTCAGGACATCGCCAGCATTGAAAAAGCGGATGTTCTCGTCTACAACGGGGCAGGCATGGAATCTTGGATGGATCAGGTCAAAGACAGTCTGACTAATAGCAAACTTGTGCAGGTGGAAGCCAGTCAGGGAATTACACTTCACGAGGGTGGAGAAGAAGACCATGATCATGGCCGCGATCAGGACCATGCAGACCAAGCGACGAACACTGAAGATCATGATCACGCGGATGCTGATGCTGCGAAAGATCATAACCATGACCATGAAGCAGCGGCTGGCGAGGAGCATCATCATGACCATGATCACGATCATGGCGGGATTGATCCCCATGTATGGCTTTCTCCGGCACTGGCTGTGAAGGAAGTACGCAGCATTGAAGCCGGACTTGCAAAAGCAGCTCCCCGGCACGCTGACCAGTTTAAGCAAAATGCCGACGCATACATCGCCAAGCTGGAGGCGCTGGATCAGGATTTCAAGACGGCGGTGAAGGACAGTAAACGGAAGGACTTCATTACACAGCATGCGGCTTTTGGATACTTGGCAGCAGAATACGGTCTACAGCAGGTTCCGATCGCCGGGTTATCTCCTGAACAGGAGCCATCCGCAGCACAGATGGCGTCTGTTATTGATTTTGCCAAAGAACATAAGGTAAAAACCATTTTTTTCGAAACCCTTGTTTCCTCTAAAGTATCCGAGACTATTGCCAAAGAAGTCGGAGCCAAGACAGCTGTATTAAACCCGATTGAAGGTCTGACTGAGGATGAGGTGAAGGCAGGCAAGGACTACATTAGTGTGATGAGAGAGAATCTCGAATCGCTGAAGCTGGCATTGAACGAGTAG